Proteins found in one Vulpes vulpes isolate BD-2025 chromosome 13, VulVul3, whole genome shotgun sequence genomic segment:
- the RIPK2 gene encoding receptor-interacting serine/threonine-protein kinase 2 isoform X2: protein MFLFCYCCYQHLHPCERNDVLREAEILHKARFSYILPILGICNEPEFLGIVTEYMPNGSLNELLHRKTEYPDVAWPLRFRILHEIALGVNYLHNMNPPLLHHDLKTQNILLDNEFHVKIADFGLSKWRMMSLSQSRTSKSSPEGGTIIYMPPENYEPGQKSRASVKHDIYSYAVITWEVLSRKQPFEEVTNPLQIMYSVSQGHRPNTNEESLPLDIPHRALMISLIESGWAQNPDERPSFLKCLIQLEPVLRTFEEITFLEAVIQLKKTKLQSASSTLHLCDKKEMESSLNIPVTHGPQEESCGSSQPHENSVSTRASESLSAPQDNNFLSRKTQDFSPVCHYPVNHSCNSNISAAQKWTFCDHKTTPCALTVINPFSAEGNTERLQPGIAQQWIQSKREDIVSQMTEACLNQSLDALLSRDLIMKEDYELVSTKPTRTSKVRQLLDTSDIQGEEFARIIVQKLKDNKQMGLQPYPEILVVSRSQPLNSFQNKNL from the exons ATGTTTCTATTCTGTTACTGCTGCTACCAACACCTCCATCCATG tgaAAGAAATGATGTTTTAAGAGAAGCTGAAATTTTACACAAAGCTAGATTTAGTTACATTCTTCCAATTTTGGGAATTTGCAATGAGCCTGAATTTTTGGGAATAGTTACGGAATACATGCCAAATGGATCATTAAATGAACTCCTACACAGG aaaacagaatatcCTGATGTTGCTTGGCCACTGAGATTTCGTATCCTGCATGAAATTGCACTAGGGGTAAACTATCTGCACAATATGAATCCTCCTCTACTTCATCATGACTTGAAgactcaaaatatcttattggaTAATGAATTCCATGTTAAg ATTGCAGATTTTGGTTTATCAAAATGGCGTATGATGTCCCTCTCACAATCACGAACTAGTAAATCTTCACCAGAAGGAGGGACAATTATCTATATGCCACCTGAGAACTATGAACCTGGACAAAAATCACGGGCCAGTGTCAAGCATGATATATATAG CTATGCAGTGATCACATGGGAAGTCTTATCCAGAAAACAGCCTTTTGAAG aAGTCACTAATCCTTTGCAGATCATGTATAGTGTATCACAAGGACATCGACCAAACACTAATGAAGAAAGTTTGCCACTTGATATACCTCATCGAGCACTTATGATCTCTCTAATAGAAAGTGGATGGGCACAAAATCCAGATGAAAGACCATCTTTCTTAA aatgTTTAATACAACTTGAACCAGTTCTCAGGACATTTGAAGAGATAACTTTTCTTGAAGCTGTTATTcaactaaagaaaacaaag TTACAGAGTGCTTCGAGCACTCTTCACTTATGTGACAAGAAGGAAATGGAGTCTTCTCTGAACATACCTGTTACTCATGGACCacaggag GAATCGTGTGGATCCTCTCAGCCCCATGAAAATAGTGTTTCTACTAGAGCCTCGGAATCCCTGTCAGCTCCTcaagataataattttttatctA GAAAAACTCAAGACTTTTCTCCAGTGTGTCACTATCCAGTAAATCACAGTTGCAATAGTAACATCTCTGCAGCTCAGAAGTGGACATTTTGTGATCACAAGACCACCCCATGTGCGTTAACAGTAATAAATCCATTCTCAGCTGAGGGAAACACAG AGCGATTACAGCCTGGCATAGCCCAGCAGTGGATCCAGAGTAAAAGAGAAGACATTGTGAGCCAGATGACAGAAGCCTGCCTTAACCAGTCACTAGATGCTCTCCTGTCCAGGGACTTGATCATGAAGGAGGACTATGAACTCGTTAGTACTAAACCTACAAGGACCTCAAAAGTCAGACAGTTACTGGACACCAGTGACATCCAAGGAGAAGAATTTGCCAGAATTATAGTACAAAAGTTGAAAGATAACAAGCAAATGGGTCTTCAGCCTTACCCGGAAATACTTGTGGTTTCTCGATCACAACctttaaattcatttcaaaataaaaacttataa